In the Rhododendron vialii isolate Sample 1 chromosome 2a, ASM3025357v1 genome, CGACCTTGACCCCCCTGGTATTTTGGGTATTTTGAGGTCATATCTAGTATTCATAGTTTGCCTCGATTTGGTACCGCTTTCGCGGCCCGCACCGAAACAGTGCTTTACCCCTAGATGTCCAGTCAACTGCTGCGCCCAAGTTGGTGATTAGCTTATGTTATCAATAACAAGCAATATATCTTGTAGTCGAAAGACTCGTGTGTTGAGAATGTAATCAATTACGTCTTGCGCCTCTCTCTAATagtttaagcttttagatgagttggtgttACAAAAATCGATGCGAAATAGTCACTGGCTGCCTTTGTTCTCGGTCTATCTCTGATGTTCAGTCCTAATAGTTTTCTGTGTATCATCATCAGGAACCATCTCTCCAgcaaccttttctttttgtatatttttggtaTGTCTTCATTGTTTCCTTTTGAGTCCTAAAATTCATAGAGAGGACACAATGTATTAAATTTAAGATTTGAGAATGTAATATTACACTTTTCCTTAGAACAGGAAAGCTAGTTGAAGAGGAGGAGGGGAGCTTTGCGTTATGGCTTTCTTACATCCTAACAGGTGCTGGAGCAAATCTTGTCTCATGGTTTGTTCTTCCAACAAATGCTGTTTCTGTTGGAGCGTCGGGTGCTGTATTTGGACTATTTGCAGTTAGTGTCCTTGTGAAGGTAATTCTAGTTGTACGTCACTGTACCTCGTTGTGAAACCATTGCGTGTAAATTTGTCTACTAACTTTTTCGTCCCTGCAGATGTCCTGGGACTGGAGAAAGATCCTTGAAGTGCTCATACTGGGTCAATTTGTTGTAGAGAAGGTAAGCAATTGATTGTCACAAAATATGGACTCCATGAATTGTCATCTCTGTTTGCTTATGAAATTTGAAGCTAAATCTTTGGGGCTGTATATTGATTTGTTTGATAAATGTAGAACATGATGAATGAAGCTCATTTTGAAAAACGGGAGCATTATTTGCCCCCCGACTCTGACTTTGACTGACTTGCCCAAACAGCATTCTGCTTAAATGGTTAGTTCTTTCATAAGTACTGCATTAAAGTTTTGGAAATGGCAAGGTCGCCACTGTTGTCGTGTGCAAATGCATTGCAACTACTGGTCTTAGATTAGGATACTAAAATTGGTTATCCAGTCTCCAACCTATAGGTTACTATCCAATGCTTTCATAACATTGGTAACTCAGACTCACCCAAACCTTATTTTTATCTTCCCAATAAAGGCGTACTCAATTCGGATTCTTGTTATTTTGCGTGGAAAAATTGTCAACAAGAGCTTAATTAATTATTCCTTTGCTTGGTGACATCCATTCGTTGTTCTTTCTTGCCGGTTCGAACCTGCATTACCCGATGGGAGAGTTTACCATAAGGGGTTGTGTGTGTTTACCATTCTTCCTAGATAAGGGGTACAAGTAATTTGGTGAAGAAGATCCTTAAGAGGGAAGTGAAAAATAGATTGCCGTTTTCTTTCCTGCTCTGTGCATTCACTTGTAAGAGGGAAGTGTGAGCCTCAACAGTCACATTACTTTCTTTAGAGAGATGAATTTCTCTCAAGCCTTGGTCTTGTTTATTCAGATGCTGCTTCTATAGTTTCATTTGCATTCAATTTGATTGCTCAATGAATCGCCTTCTTATTCTCATCTATGCATCTGATAATGAACTGAATGAATTATTCCAGTGATGATGTATGCAATATGTGATATTCCCTGCATGAGGATGGTTTTTGAGAGCATTTGCTATTTGGAAAGTTACTTCCAGCTTTTTTTGTCTCCTGTCAAAGTTGCCCTCAGATTCTTTCCTATCCAATCAGCTTTATATTGACTTGACTTCCACATGGGCATAATCAGGTGATGGAAGCAGCCCAAGCTTCGACAGGGTTGTCAGGCAGTTTTCGCGGAGGCTATGCCTTACAGAATGTTAATCACATAGCACACCTTTCTGGTGCATTGATAGGCGTGCTACTGGTATGGCTTCTGAGCAGACTTGCGTATGAACCTTCAGATCAAGAAATACCAAGTAGGAGGAAGAAAACAGGCTGAAATGAAATTGCCACTTTTGATTTGAGTTTCCACAAGGAACTAATTGCATGGCTATGAGTTGTTTTATTTTGGTCTGTGTAAAAGTTGCATTCTTTCAGTCCAACCTTCTTGCAACAGGAGGGGGCACACCTAAGGCTATACTATATTTCCAAGAAACGTTTTCTTAGAATGTTCAATTGGATGTAAAGCTAAAAATCCTCAGAAAGAAAAGACATTTATGACCAAGGCTTTACTTAATGGTGATAAATTTGTGAATATATGATTATTTGTCAAAAGTCCTTTGCTAGCGTGTTCCCAGGTCAACTAAGTtgtgttttgaatcttttgattaACTCAAACTGGTTGCAGGAGTTGTTCTAAAATCAGGGTTCTACAGAATCCGGGTTTCCTTCTTCCCCCTACCCTCCTTTGTCTCTCTTCCTTTCTCGTTTCATATACAATGGTAAGTAAATCATAGTAGACTATCAAGTGAATCCTACACGTGTACAAACATATCAGAGCTACTCGTTTCGTATGACACCATAATTGGAACTTCGAAACGTTGATTGCAGGATATATGAGTCTACATTTGTCCAATCCTTCATTTCTCTTGCCACTTTATAGTTATGATGCCCAGACAGATTCAATAGAAGTACGTACCAGAGGTCCCATTGGCATGAATATTCTAGCCTTTTCCATGTCTTAAGAGATTAATTCATCCGTAAAGGTGTCAATAACAACATTTTCAATAGTTTCTTTGTAGATTCAAATGCCACTTATCTGTCTCAAAAATATGATCCATTGTACAACAGTAAGCAAATACACATGGTGGGACAACAAATTTGCACTAGTCAAGTAAACTGTTAGCTACGTTGAATAGGGTCATCAAGTGAGGGTTACCCTCACTTGTGAAGTGAATATAGGAATAACAAGcaatttttctccaaatttaCAAGAAGAATGCTTGGATTTTGCGGAACTCCACAGGCTCTCTGAGGAAACTTCAGCTTTTCTCAACACCAGCCGACTTCTTTTCGTTGAGGCAACTGATCCTTTCTGACCAGTTACCACTGCACTAGGAACATGTAGCCCATTAGGATAAGAGGAACTCATAGAATGATTCTGACATGTATTCTGCACATCTTCTGAAACCCGCTTGGAATCGGATTTGTAATGTTGTTCCAAGAGAAGGAGCGTTTCTTTTGCTTTCCACGGTTGCTTTGCTTTACTAAATCCCCAaactaaaatttcaaaagtatTGGAAGCCGGAGAAATTCCAGACTCGCCCATCATCTCATAAACCCTCATTGCAGACTCCATTTTCCCAACAGTGCACCATCCAGTGATGATTGTATTCAAGATCACTGTATTTGGGTAGACCCCCAATTTGACCATGCCTGCTAGGAGCTGTTCTGCTTTCTCAGGTTCACGTGCATGGACATAGCTTTTGGCAAGAATTCCATATGCATGGACATCAGGTTCTATGCCAGCATTCACCATGACATCAAAGATTTCCCTACACTCGTCTGGTAGTCCTGCAGCATTCCAGGCATTCATAATGTGGCTAAACGTAATCACATCTGGTTTGACTCCAAATTCTTCCATCAATGTCAGAACCTGCCAGATTTGACGTTTTCCTCAACTTTTTGAACCCAACAACCTCCCCATTTTCATAGgtgataaaagaaagaaaaactagtTTCTGAGATTCTGAAGTGCAGGATAAAATGGTAGGCTAAAATACAAGTAGCTGAGTagaggaaacaagaaaagacTACCAATCTAACGACTATTCACCTTGGCAAAACACTTTCATGTTTCTAATTTGCTCTACCATTCTTGTTTCATCAAGAAGTAACGATGTCAATGCATCCAAAAACTAACACATATAAACACCCATGAACACGAAAATGGATATGGTTCCATAAATCCACATCACTGGGTCAGCATGATTAAGATAATTGGGATACTGATGCATTGTCAAAATCACATCAGCAACATTGGAGACATGACAATAACAAGACCTTAAAGAAAGTAACCAGTACAAGAATTCATTACTATATGGAGGCATTGGAATCCCTCAACTTGAGATGACCAATTGTCTGGAAAGCTTAACATGTTAGGAAATGAGCCCAATATGTGTACCAAGCTATCCAACACCATACCTTATGTGTAATCCTATCTTGATGCAACCGCCCTTCGATAAagacaaacaaatgcaaaaattgaTGAATAACATAAACCCGGAACCAGTGCTGACACAGAGACTTGGACCCGAGACCTTTTGGAAAACAAAGCTCTGATAACATGTTAGCTCTCGAATTGGCCCAACATGGCGGGTGCTGCCGAGTGATATTGGTGTGGGTGTGAAACGAAATTCCAAATTGCCTAGGTGTCAACATGATGAGCATACTACAAATGTGAAGGCACTCTTAATAAGCAGCTTTTGGGGTTAAATTCTACTGACCACGCAGAGTACCCTAGGATACGCAGGGTGAGTGTCTATGGCCTACACACACTAGGTGCTGTGTGGCAAGCATGCTACGTGCGAGAGTGGGTGTGAAACTCCCTCATATAAGCAAGAGACAACCTCACACCAACTTGCTTTGTAGTTCTACTGTCTACCCACACCATGTAACATGGTATAAGAGCTAGGGTACCATTGATATTAGAAGGGTTGTGCACACACGACAATTGCTACCAAGACTAGCTGGTCTGCAAATAACACGTGCCATTGAATCAGGCGTGTGAGGGATgttgtgaagcaaagtctcacATTACCTAGTGTCACGGGCTGACGTGCTGCACCCCATGATGCCTCAAACACGTGCCAGAATGTTCCATGTGCCATGCCAAATGCATAGTAGAATGCCAAGCGCCCGTGTCAAAGTGTGCCTAGACGCACCACCCGTTCAAACGATGGCTTGTCAGAAACTTCGGCACCGTGTCAAATTGTAATCCGTGCACCTTTTGGCATGCCATATAGGGTCCAAATGAATGTACACACATTGTAATATGTTGTAGCAGTTGTATCCTACCTCAGCTTTTCTTGGTTTATTTTCTATGTATTTTGCAAGAGCCATTATGACTCCTCAAGCATGGGTCATTTTTCCTCCAGCCACATGAGAAATGACTTTCCTAAGCTCTCtcaatgcttttcttttcctatttgtacttgatttcattttttatcaTTTACGATAATGAAAATTTCTTTGCTGAAGTGGTAGCTAAAGGTCATGTTCTTCGCGGAGAATGTAGAGTATAATGCCTGGTGTGCCTTACATGATCTTAGGCAAATTTGGCACGAACTGAGATTATGTGAAAGCATTTTCAGCACTGATGCTTAACATCAAAGCCATGTCAGAGAAGGGACAAGTTGGTCTTCTTCCTCGAGGACTTGAAATCATGGGCACGTCTATAGTTGAACCGCCTAGCGTCTTGTGGATTATGCTACCGAACCACAGAAGCAAAAAGACAAGGGGATGTCCAACACAAGTTGTGCAGGCAGTAAGACTCAGGGGTATGGCAAACCCAAGAGTGGGGGAGCTGATGAAGCCGGTTCGAGCAGGGGAAGCAAGAACAATAACAAACACATAGAGAAGGACCATCACAAAGAGTCAAAAGGGTAAGGGTCCACTTTCGTGTTTTCTATGTCAAGGGCCACATATTGGTTGATTGCGCGGAAAAGAAAGCTTTGAATGCTCTACAGGCCCATTTAGGGACTAGAGAGCATAACCAGGGTCAGTCAGACAACAGCAATGATGAAAATGAGGCTTGTTACAGACATTCAGTTCCAAGGGTGAGGGCCTTTCTCCTGGTGAATGCCAAGAGGCAGGCACCAAAGCACAAAGTTGCGATGTTGCTGCCTCTCCAAGGCAAGTGGAAGACAACCCAAAGAAGCCAAAGGAGAAGAAGGGAGGGTATCTCGCAATGGTCTTATGTTTGTGGACATTCGGGTGAATGGCAAGCCAATTTGTGCTTTCGTTAACATGGGAGCCATTTATAACTTCGTGGCAGGCACAAAGGTGGAGAGATTGGGCTTGTCCTTAGAGAAGTAAACTAGCCAAATCAAGGCAGTGAATCCAGCAGCTCAACCTATCCATGACATGGCAAAGTTAGTTCCTATCACAGTTTGCTCTTGGGAGGGGCAAGCAAATTTCACTGCGGTGCTTATGGATGACTTCCAAGCCATCCTTGGGTTGGAATTTCTCAGGTACAGGGTGACTCTTCTGTTATGCCTTGTAATAACTCTCTGTGCATGATGGGGCAAAAGCCTTGGCTTGAGCCTACTTGTGTACCAACAATGCTGATAAGTTCGTATATGGAGGAGCTTCCCTCCTATCAGTCAGTGTCACTATATCATCATTGTCTTTACTTTATTAGCATGTTTGATAGGTCTAACGTCAATTACTCATAAGCACTTTCCTTTTGGACTATTTTCCCCTTGCTATTCTTTTTAGCTTATATTGTTGGTTGTTCTATTGACACACAGTGCTTCACTAGTTGCTTGAAAGGTGTTTGGAGCTTGGCGTGCCTACAGATGCGTCTTGTAGGAACCTCTTGAGCATAATCTTGCCTCAAGTGCCGCCCTGTTGCACAAGGATACAAGAGTGATGTGCACTATATGAGGGTGAGGGCACTCTCAACTCAACATCGTGGTTTGGGGGTGGCATTCTACCCAAGACGGGCTAACGATCTCAACTTGAAAACACTAAGGAATTGGAATTCGTCAAGTGGGTGGGGTGGGATGACGTAAATGTCTAAATTCTAATTCTAATATTCTTTCTTCATCCAAAATTTATCAGGCATTTGGCATTCTAGTTATTCAacccaatgttctaaaaagcgctcggcgctaggcgggcggccgaccaccttcaagcttcgagacctattaatcggccattaatcgccttttagcaattagtcggttttttttttttaaatattctacaacctccctaccatcaataatcacagtttttctagttgatgtgatatatcttctctACCATTAATACTTACTAGTTACTACACGGCTACGGCCTACACCAAACGCTCCAAACCATAAATTTACAATACTACACTACTCTGCTACTCAGACTCAAGtgttaaattttgtaaaaaaaaatactacacaCTACAGAGGGGGGGATCAAGaaattacagagagagagagaaaaagagagggaaaaa is a window encoding:
- the LOC131316680 gene encoding rhomboid-like protein 11, chloroplastic, whose protein sequence is MALLLYNHHHRHLITQAPHSLHRAKANCMAISLSLSSFTPLPNSPSSHRLSAISPPPLTNPLHLPAPRSRLICQSNGSDMMSQLELGKPEENRKPEKHVNGIFWILLLNLGIYVADHFFQVRGIKALYFYHNRPTWYQFVTSTFCHANWNHLSSNLFFLYIFGKLVEEEEGSFALWLSYILTGAGANLVSWFVLPTNAVSVGASGAVFGLFAVSVLVKMSWDWRKILEVLILGQFVVEKVMEAAQASTGLSGSFRGGYALQNVNHIAHLSGALIGVLLVWLLSRLAYEPSDQEIPSRRKKTG